ccaGCCAGAACTTAGGATTAGTCTCACTaaagagcaattgaaacacGACACCTGGAGGTGCGTCTAACTCTAATTCAGCTAAAACAGTTTCTTTGTTATCCTCAGGTTTGTACTGGAAGCTTGTTGCTTTCGCATAATAAGGTCCGTCATACTCGTAATTTACTTTAGGTTTGAGTTTGAATCCTATTTTTTTTGTCTTAGAGCTTGTGGGCTTTCCAGCGGACTGCTCCTCGTGTTTatcgtcttcttcatcgtcatcttcatcttccgACCCTACTCCAGAGTCATATGCATAATGGGATGGAGTATAATCATCGACCGATCTAATTGCATCCTCTATGATAGAATCGTTTTCGCTAACAAAGGATGTTCTACTTGGGGGCTCGCTAGGTCGCACCAAATCGGTATAAGATCTATTTTCAGGCTGGCTCACCATGTGGCGATCCATCGATGTTGTGGATACTGACTTCGTCAAACTCTCGTCTTTTTGCTTTTCACCTTGAGCTAAAAGGGTCCTGGACCAGACTTCTTTAAGTAAAGTAAATGCAGTGTCTCGTGAAATAAATCCATTGAATTGAGTTTTGGACGTCTCTGTCTCTATGGAAATAGCGTTGGGGAAAAGACCCGCTGTAGAGGTTTTTTCCATGTAGGTaacatctttgaaaggcGTCACAACCTTAGCTATCCAGCCCAACAAACTCGATGAGAAACATAAGTGCGATTCCGACACGTAAATCCTTCCCTGGTAAAGAAACTCTCTACTAAGCGCACAACTGAAATCATCCAATAACCTGTCGCTCTCTGGTACATTTTTAAACAAGCTGTGAAACTCTGCGTTCCTCTCTGCATTGGCGTAATGGAATGGGGTATCTAAATAAGTCTCACCAACAAATCTCTTGGGATCAAATGTTTCGTTATCGTGAAGCGACACTCTGCGAACCATTTCCTGTGGTTTttccacttctttcaatggtGAACTAGTCTCTGGCGGTGAGTTGGCCTTTTTCCCAGTctttttgttgtttgtCGAAGGTTGCCTCCTGTGCGTTATGATATCGGGAGGATTAGCCTTCTTGGTATCTAGACCCTGTTGAGTTGACTGCTGGGATCCCTGCTTGAAGGATAATGAAGACATCATACTATCAAAAAAAGTTGCAGCTCCCGAAGGAGGCTGTATACCTTCTGCAGATGATTTAATTGAGTTCTTCTCACTGTTACTGATGATATCGTTTACTGAACTCAATGCCGAATTCTTACCAGCCGACATACTGGCTGTACTTGATATGGAGTTAACATCTGAAAGATGCGGATCTGCCGGTGAAGACTTCAAATTTAATGCAACTGCATCCAACGAAGAGCCCGATTTACGTCGCAGTGAACTCTTCCTTGTATATGGCGATTTGGGCCCTTCCACAGCCTCAGCagcctcatcatcatccacAGGAAGCTCCTGGACTTCAGGAACAAACGGATCACTCAATGGACTTAGCAGATTGGCTTCACTACTGTCTCTGTTCCTCCGCGTAAGCGTTGTCTCGCTGTCATCAGCACCCCCATCAGAGACGGGCGTCCAATTATCAACGTCCGACGGTTCCATTGCACAAACAGCAGACTGCCAAAGGCTCAGAGTGTGCTTAATGACTAGGATAATGACCCTGATCAGTCGTAGTTGACAGTTTAGTTCACCTTTTGAAGGCCCCTATCACTTCTGCCTTGACGTTACCCTCAGCCACACTCtaaattgaaatttaaACAGGCTTATTGAGCCAAGAGCGTCCATCAGAAG
The window above is part of the Torulaspora delbrueckii CBS 1146 chromosome 3, complete genome genome. Proteins encoded here:
- the LAM6 gene encoding Lam6p (similar to Saccharomyces cerevisiae YFL042C and YLR072W; ancestral locus Anc_8.14) is translated as MEPSDVDNWTPVSDGGADDSETTLTRRNRDSSEANLLSPLSDPFVPEVQELPVDDDEAAEAVEGPKSPYTRKSSLRRKSGSSLDAVALNLKSSPADPHLSDVNSISSTASMSAGKNSALSSVNDIISNSEKNSIKSSAEGIQPPSGAATFFDSMMSSLSFKQGSQQSTQQGLDTKKANPPDIITHRRQPSTNNKKTGKKANSPPETSSPLKEVEKPQEMVRRVSLHDNETFDPKRFVGETYLDTPFHYANAERNAEFHSLFKNVPESDRLLDDFSCALSREFLYQGRIYVSESHLCFSSSLLGWIAKVVTPFKDVTYMEKTSTAGLFPNAISIETETSKTQFNGFISRDTAFTLLKEVWSRTLLAQGEKQKDESLTKSVSTTSMDRHMVSQPENRSYTDLVRPSEPPSRTSFVSENDSIIEDAIRSVDDYTPSHYAYDSGVGSEDEDDDEEDDKHEEQSAGKPTSSKTKKIGFKLKPKVNYEYDGPYYAKATSFQYKPEDNKETVLAELELDAPPGVVFQLLFSETNPKFWLEFFKTQDSSQFSEIGRFDQVNQEGQHYREFTYAKGLHFPVGPKSTKCVVQETILHLDYSDYINVLNITRTPDVPSGGSFSTRTRYMFRWASETTCALKISYWVEWTASSWIKSMVESSCKSGQLAATKDLVEHIKRYVAENTEKGTVSVYTSPSKVGGRKAKVSTRPPAEKTTGEARSSAQLSNEGRLAEKAAGQPFGGSAYVLPLLLTITLLLALNLFYQMSIKRDMDRIQDFISLQTSGNWGRANHPLIDLPAKAPSAKGGLAGELKKWLGRTKPQNTTYAESTVEQFLSSLETLLAEMAERSG